One Pseudodesulfovibrio senegalensis DNA segment encodes these proteins:
- a CDS encoding dipeptidase: MTRFNTLFAATMLLLLATTATALCCTTMIITKGASADGSMMVAHSDDDELGDQRFILVPARPQQGKRQIFAEHYRYPRISTKERGPAYDTGAPYTKPLYELPYKNIWAILGHSVPVSYAYYDGAYGIMNEHNLMLGECTNGAYYEPKPNNGDKPGPMRLFYSSELSRVALENCKTAREAITLMGGLIDKYGFYSTGETLLVADPNEAWVFEMCALGDQSRHSAWVAQRVPDGMVFVAANEFRIRNVDFKDKEHKNFYWSKHLPKGCMQTGHWDGKTKFDWLKAVSPGEYNHPYYSLRRVWRVLDRVNPDLGLSPWVRDGYTTAYPFAVAPKKKLTPHDVFALYRDHYEGTQFDLTKGVAAGPYGDPHRFVGPYDNPQNDISDSSTPPAGAWERAISVFYQGYTFVCQWRPDAPDMTKGLVWHGPDVSYTTCFAPFFAKANNLNPAYSSGSPQKLDRKAAWWAFDYVNSLSRLNFQRMTRNDILPLQRQLEQESLEFVARMDKLMVNPPKSAPLILGKEATANSNRMLERWWDLGDMLIAKYSDGYINLPNGRYSEPAPGTMPIEVGYPATWLDKTNYRQGPTTYDMK; encoded by the coding sequence ATGACACGTTTCAACACTCTCTTTGCCGCCACCATGCTGTTGCTGCTGGCCACAACAGCCACTGCCCTGTGCTGCACCACCATGATCATCACCAAGGGGGCCAGCGCGGACGGCTCCATGATGGTGGCCCACTCCGACGACGACGAGTTGGGCGACCAGCGCTTCATACTTGTTCCGGCCCGCCCGCAGCAGGGAAAGCGCCAGATTTTCGCGGAGCATTACCGTTATCCACGCATTTCCACCAAGGAACGCGGTCCGGCCTACGACACGGGCGCGCCCTACACCAAGCCGCTCTATGAACTGCCCTACAAAAACATCTGGGCCATTCTTGGCCACAGCGTCCCGGTGTCCTACGCCTATTACGACGGCGCATACGGCATCATGAACGAACACAACCTCATGCTGGGCGAATGCACCAACGGCGCATATTACGAACCCAAGCCCAACAACGGCGACAAGCCCGGCCCCATGCGCCTGTTCTACAGCTCGGAACTCTCACGCGTTGCCCTGGAAAACTGCAAGACCGCGCGCGAAGCCATCACCCTCATGGGCGGACTCATCGACAAGTACGGATTCTACTCCACGGGCGAAACCCTGCTGGTGGCGGACCCGAACGAGGCATGGGTCTTTGAAATGTGCGCACTGGGTGACCAGTCGCGCCATTCCGCATGGGTGGCCCAGCGCGTGCCCGACGGCATGGTCTTTGTGGCGGCCAACGAATTCCGCATCCGAAACGTGGACTTCAAGGACAAGGAACACAAGAATTTCTACTGGTCCAAACACCTGCCCAAAGGATGCATGCAGACCGGGCACTGGGACGGCAAGACAAAATTCGACTGGCTCAAGGCTGTCAGCCCCGGCGAATACAACCATCCCTACTATTCCCTGCGCCGCGTGTGGCGCGTGCTGGACCGCGTCAATCCCGACCTCGGCCTGAGCCCGTGGGTGCGCGACGGCTACACCACGGCCTACCCCTTTGCCGTGGCCCCCAAGAAAAAACTGACACCGCACGACGTGTTCGCCCTGTACCGCGACCACTACGAAGGCACGCAGTTCGACCTGACCAAGGGCGTGGCCGCAGGTCCCTACGGCGACCCGCACCGATTTGTGGGCCCCTACGACAACCCGCAAAACGACATCAGCGACAGTTCCACGCCTCCGGCCGGAGCATGGGAACGGGCCATTTCGGTCTTCTATCAGGGCTACACCTTCGTATGCCAGTGGCGTCCCGATGCCCCGGACATGACCAAGGGACTGGTCTGGCACGGCCCGGACGTTTCCTACACCACCTGCTTTGCCCCGTTCTTTGCCAAGGCAAACAACCTGAACCCGGCCTATTCCAGCGGCAGCCCCCAAAAGCTGGACCGCAAGGCCGCATGGTGGGCGTTCGATTACGTGAACTCCCTTTCGCGCCTGAACTTCCAGCGCATGACCCGAAACGACATCCTGCCCCTGCAACGCCAGCTGGAACAGGAATCGCTTGAATTCGTGGCCCGCATGGACAAACTCATGGTCAATCCGCCCAAATCCGCGCCGCTGATTCTGGGCAAGGAAGCAACCGCCAATTCCAACCGCATGCTGGAACGCTGGTGGGACCTGGGCGACATGCTCATCGCCAAATACTCGGACGGCTACATCAACCTGCCCAACGGTCGTTACTCGGAGCCTGCTCCGGGCACCATGCCCATCGAGGTGGGCTATCCCGCCACATGGCTGGACAAGACCAACTACCGCCAAGGCCCCACGACCTACGACATGAAATAA
- the mnmA gene encoding tRNA 2-thiouridine(34) synthase MnmA: protein MVRLVNDSGKNSVAVGVSGGMDSLLALCLLKEQGRSVLAVHAYFLRPGPQWEAVGDGLQQACDTLGVALHVVDLHREFEQSVVDRFVADYRAGLTPNPCAACNPLMKFGSLFDHVRTLGAQRLATGHYARMQDVAPWGSMLVRGADRSKDQSYFLSLVPIERLRCAEFPLADVHKKDVPEILSRHGLEPPLPSESQEICFVPDDDYQAFLVARGSMPGHGAMVLPDGTRVGTHKGLWRYTQGQRRGLGVAWQHPLYVLDKDVVSNTLIVGPKELLESPGCVVESLNLMTGPETWPQQVWVQTRYRQQAKPSRFAMRDGKVLLHFVEPHSRPTPGQVAAVYTEDGVVLGGGIITAAL, encoded by the coding sequence ATGGTGCGCCTTGTGAACGATTCAGGCAAAAACAGTGTGGCCGTAGGTGTGAGCGGCGGCATGGACAGTCTCTTGGCTTTGTGTCTGCTCAAGGAGCAGGGCAGGTCCGTGCTGGCCGTGCATGCCTATTTCCTGCGGCCCGGACCGCAGTGGGAAGCCGTCGGAGACGGTTTGCAGCAAGCCTGCGACACGCTTGGCGTAGCCTTGCACGTGGTAGACCTGCACCGGGAATTCGAGCAGAGCGTGGTGGACCGTTTTGTGGCCGATTACCGTGCGGGCCTGACCCCGAATCCATGCGCAGCCTGCAATCCTCTCATGAAATTCGGCAGCCTTTTCGACCATGTGCGCACGCTTGGAGCACAGCGTTTGGCCACGGGGCATTATGCGCGCATGCAGGACGTGGCTCCGTGGGGCTCCATGCTGGTGCGCGGCGCGGACCGTTCCAAGGACCAGAGCTATTTCCTTTCGCTCGTGCCCATTGAGCGTTTGCGGTGTGCGGAATTTCCCCTTGCGGACGTGCACAAGAAGGATGTGCCCGAAATCCTTTCCCGTCATGGCCTTGAACCGCCCCTGCCGTCCGAGAGCCAGGAAATCTGTTTTGTGCCGGACGACGATTATCAGGCTTTTCTCGTTGCGCGCGGCTCCATGCCCGGTCACGGAGCCATGGTGTTGCCCGACGGAACCCGCGTGGGCACGCATAAGGGGCTGTGGCGCTATACGCAGGGCCAGCGGCGTGGATTGGGCGTGGCATGGCAGCATCCGCTGTACGTTCTGGACAAGGACGTGGTCTCCAATACCCTGATCGTGGGGCCGAAAGAACTCCTGGAGTCGCCGGGGTGCGTGGTGGAGAGTCTGAACCTGATGACAGGCCCGGAAACATGGCCCCAACAGGTCTGGGTGCAGACCCGCTATCGCCAGCAGGCCAAGCCGAGCCGGTTTGCGATGCGTGACGGCAAGGTCTTGCTTCATTTCGTGGAACCGCACTCGCGCCCCACGCCCGGACAGGTGGCGGCGGTCTATACCGAAGACGGTGTTGTTCTTGGCGGTGGCATCATCACTGCGGCCCTGTAG
- a CDS encoding tetratricopeptide repeat protein: MKGNAQTWGAVICLLLALLACTPQSAGVGASVGTGTGGGGLMVSIHQEFLYDGPGAAYSQNRGSLLLFKDGRYEAAAAAFAKTLAKYPGNTDALYFLGLSLVASGERDKGFALLARFRDPLRFRLSSETRWWASYLSKKPDLAVPDILATMRRIRAEAYREGMREKRENLFGFP, encoded by the coding sequence ATGAAGGGAAATGCACAAACATGGGGCGCGGTGATATGCCTGCTGCTGGCATTATTGGCCTGCACGCCACAATCCGCAGGAGTGGGCGCAAGCGTGGGCACAGGAACCGGAGGCGGCGGACTGATGGTCTCCATCCATCAGGAATTCCTCTATGACGGCCCGGGAGCGGCCTATTCACAAAACCGGGGTTCGCTGTTGCTGTTCAAGGACGGACGCTACGAGGCTGCGGCCGCAGCCTTTGCCAAAACACTGGCTAAATACCCCGGCAACACGGACGCGCTTTATTTTCTCGGACTTTCTCTTGTGGCATCCGGCGAACGCGACAAGGGATTTGCCCTGCTGGCCCGGTTTCGGGATCCGCTGCGGTTTCGTCTCAGCTCCGAAACCCGCTGGTGGGCGAGCTACCTGAGTAAAAAGCCCGACCTTGCCGTGCCCGACATACTGGCCACCATGCGCCGCATCCGCGCCGAGGCATACCGCGAAGGCATGCGCGAAAAACGCGAAAACCTGTTCGGATTTCCCTGA
- a CDS encoding MiaB/RimO family radical SAM methylthiotransferase, which yields MIRFYTATLGCKINQYETRSIAEAWCGNSGRGRSPEAIAEKAVEVDDPSCADVILVNSCAVTANAVSDLRQSVRRFYRDNPEARIIITGCAAQVMGDDLAELPGVVRVVAQENKAELLAGPDAGGAASTADQGSDPVFMPFHISEYDRARPVVKVQDGCSHRCTFCIVPLARGRSVSRPVAEIENEVGRLLAAGFREMILSGVNLRHFGRDLLPRQDFWSMVAHLEATFAGQWAGRARFRISSLEPGQLDNHALDVLAESRLVCPQLHVSLQSGDPQVLKRMGRGHYSPEQALDFCDKLRDIWPEYGLGADLLVGFPGETEEQFENTMDVCRRLPLTYGHVFPYSQRPGTPAAKMTDQVDVPVRKQRAARLRAVVNEKKKAFLQHLGTLPELLVLVQDESGKGICEFYAPCRIQAGGCTLRPRSLVRCRPVELCSGVLQCVPV from the coding sequence ATGATACGCTTTTACACCGCCACCCTCGGGTGCAAGATCAATCAATACGAAACGCGCTCCATAGCGGAAGCATGGTGCGGGAATAGCGGCCGCGGTCGGTCCCCTGAAGCCATCGCGGAAAAGGCCGTGGAAGTGGATGATCCGTCATGTGCGGATGTGATCCTGGTCAACTCCTGTGCTGTGACCGCCAACGCCGTGAGCGACCTGCGCCAGAGCGTGCGTCGTTTTTATCGCGACAATCCCGAAGCGCGCATCATCATTACCGGGTGCGCGGCGCAGGTCATGGGTGATGACCTGGCCGAACTGCCCGGCGTTGTCCGCGTTGTTGCGCAGGAGAACAAGGCCGAGCTGCTGGCCGGACCGGACGCGGGTGGGGCAGCCTCCACGGCCGACCAGGGCTCCGATCCGGTTTTCATGCCCTTTCACATTTCCGAATATGACCGGGCCCGGCCTGTGGTCAAGGTGCAGGACGGGTGCTCCCACCGTTGCACCTTTTGTATCGTGCCCCTTGCGCGCGGCCGCAGTGTGAGCCGCCCTGTGGCCGAGATCGAAAACGAGGTAGGGCGCCTGCTGGCCGCCGGATTTCGGGAGATGATCCTTTCGGGCGTGAATCTTCGGCATTTCGGCAGGGATTTGCTGCCCCGGCAGGACTTCTGGTCCATGGTGGCGCACCTTGAGGCGACCTTTGCCGGCCAATGGGCCGGGCGCGCACGCTTTCGCATTTCCTCGCTGGAACCGGGCCAGTTGGACAACCACGCGCTGGATGTTCTGGCAGAATCCCGGCTGGTCTGCCCGCAGCTGCACGTTTCCCTGCAGAGCGGCGACCCGCAGGTGCTCAAACGCATGGGCCGGGGGCATTACAGCCCGGAACAGGCTCTGGATTTTTGCGACAAGCTGCGTGATATCTGGCCGGAATACGGGTTGGGAGCCGACCTGTTGGTGGGCTTTCCCGGCGAAACCGAAGAGCAGTTCGAAAATACCATGGACGTTTGCAGGCGGTTGCCCCTGACCTACGGGCACGTGTTTCCGTATTCGCAACGGCCCGGAACGCCGGCCGCCAAAATGACGGATCAGGTGGACGTGCCTGTGCGCAAGCAGCGCGCAGCCCGGTTGCGCGCTGTGGTCAACGAGAAGAAAAAAGCATTTCTGCAACATCTGGGAACCTTGCCCGAGCTTCTGGTTCTGGTGCAGGATGAGAGCGGAAAAGGCATTTGCGAATTTTACGCGCCGTGCCGTATTCAGGCCGGAGGGTGTACGCTCCGTCCCCGTTCGCTGGTTCGCTGTCGCCCGGTGGAGCTTTGCTCCGGGGTGTTGCAATGCGTGCCCGTGTAA
- a CDS encoding YicC/YloC family endoribonuclease, whose protein sequence is MPVSMTGYGRFETTEDAWSHVWEVRSVNGRFLDVKWRLPHNLRSLENGWEKVVRTFASRGRVDISLNLEMLSAEALGVSFNEPLANAMFREMEKQAERFGETYTPDFNKVLSMSSLWRDNNSEPDPGLADSLTAGLRGALKNWRESRRVEGEAMAEDLLTRVDVLRGLSESIAERIPQVLETRRANLKDRIREIMDSLDAEYNEDRMLQEIAILTDKLDVSEELTRLSTHLDRLHEALSSKGEAGKKLDFLLQETFREINTCGNKAQDTDVSGMVVDFKAELEKCREQVQNIE, encoded by the coding sequence ATGCCTGTCAGCATGACCGGTTATGGCCGGTTTGAAACAACGGAAGATGCATGGTCCCATGTCTGGGAAGTCCGTAGCGTGAACGGCCGTTTTCTGGACGTGAAGTGGCGCCTTCCCCACAACCTTCGTTCGCTTGAAAACGGCTGGGAAAAGGTCGTGCGCACGTTTGCCTCCCGAGGCCGTGTGGATATTTCGCTCAATCTGGAAATGCTCAGTGCCGAGGCTCTGGGCGTGAGCTTCAACGAACCGCTGGCAAACGCCATGTTCCGCGAAATGGAAAAACAGGCTGAACGCTTCGGCGAAACATATACCCCGGATTTCAACAAGGTACTGAGCATGTCGTCGCTGTGGCGCGACAACAACAGCGAGCCCGATCCGGGCCTGGCCGACAGCCTGACCGCCGGACTCAGGGGAGCCTTGAAAAACTGGCGCGAATCGCGCCGGGTGGAAGGTGAAGCCATGGCCGAGGACCTGCTGACGCGCGTGGACGTGCTGCGGGGGCTTTCAGAGAGCATTGCCGAGCGCATCCCCCAGGTGTTGGAAACCCGCCGTGCCAATCTCAAGGATCGCATTCGCGAGATCATGGATTCGCTGGACGCGGAGTACAACGAAGACCGCATGCTGCAGGAAATAGCCATTTTGACCGATAAACTTGACGTTTCCGAAGAACTGACCCGTTTGTCCACGCATCTGGACCGCCTGCACGAAGCGCTTTCGTCCAAGGGCGAAGCGGGCAAGAAACTCGATTTTCTGCTTCAGGAAACATTCCGTGAAATCAACACCTGCGGCAACAAGGCGCAGGACACCGACGTGAGCGGCATGGTGGTGGATTTCAAGGCCGAACTGGAAAAGTGCCGCGAACAGGTTCAGAACATAGAGTAG
- a CDS encoding DUF370 domain-containing protein: MQKQGLLNIGFGNFVVSGRVVTIVNPTSAPMRRLREDARQEGRLIDATQGRKTRAIIVTDSNHVILSAIQAETIGQRFSSEEGE; encoded by the coding sequence ATGCAGAAACAGGGACTTTTGAACATAGGTTTCGGTAATTTCGTGGTCAGCGGCAGGGTCGTGACCATCGTCAACCCCACGTCCGCACCCATGCGTCGTCTGCGCGAGGACGCCCGGCAGGAAGGACGGCTCATCGATGCCACGCAGGGCAGAAAGACCAGAGCCATCATCGTCACCGACTCCAACCACGTCATCCTCTCCGCCATTCAGGCAGAGACAATCGGCCAGCGCTTCAGCTCGGAAGAGGGGGAATAG
- the gmk gene encoding guanylate kinase — protein sequence MASDRTPRRGLILVICAPSGTGKSTLIARLMEEFPNFGFSISYTTREPRGQEQNGREYHFVSRDCFVAMRSRGEFAEWAEVHGNYYGTATAPVQEMLAQGRDVLFDIDVQGAMQLRKTFEDGEFVFLLPPSRSELERRLRDRGTDSDEAIERRLGNSIGELKQADRFDHWVVNDDLDEAYAELRAVYLAGRTNPALRPGMVETLVAGWGK from the coding sequence ATGGCGTCCGACCGAACTCCCCGGCGGGGGCTCATTCTGGTTATCTGCGCGCCGAGCGGCACGGGAAAGAGCACCCTGATCGCACGGCTCATGGAGGAGTTCCCGAATTTCGGGTTTTCCATATCCTACACCACCCGCGAACCGCGCGGTCAGGAACAGAACGGTCGGGAGTATCATTTTGTTTCCCGGGACTGCTTTGTGGCCATGCGTTCCCGCGGGGAATTCGCGGAATGGGCCGAAGTGCACGGTAATTATTACGGCACGGCAACGGCTCCGGTACAGGAGATGCTGGCCCAGGGCAGGGACGTGTTGTTCGATATTGACGTGCAGGGCGCCATGCAGCTTCGAAAGACTTTTGAAGACGGTGAGTTCGTATTTCTGCTGCCGCCTTCCCGCAGTGAACTGGAACGCCGCCTGCGCGACCGGGGCACGGATTCGGACGAGGCCATCGAGCGCAGGCTCGGCAATTCCATCGGCGAGTTGAAACAGGCCGATCGGTTTGACCATTGGGTCGTGAATGATGACCTGGACGAAGCGTATGCCGAGTTGCGGGCCGTGTACCTTGCCGGACGGACCAATCCCGCCTTGCGTCCCGGCATGGTGGAAACCCTTGTTGCGGGATGGGGGAAATAG
- the pyrF gene encoding orotidine-5'-phosphate decarboxylase produces the protein MAELVVALDYQDAGAALGMARKLEGLVPWAKVGMELFTAEGPAIVESLKKMEFKVFLDLKFHDIPNTVKGAVRSATHMGVDMVNIHALGGRRMAEGALEGRDMGLASGQVPPIVLAVTVLTSVGPDDLPLKNAPEPGVLALDLAVKAKQYGLNGVVCSALEARGIKASCGTGFSCLTPGIRPAAMAGDDQRRVVTPAQAVRNGSDYLVVGRPVTGATDPCAAARDIMDEMALALS, from the coding sequence ATGGCCGAACTGGTGGTAGCGCTTGATTATCAGGATGCCGGAGCCGCACTTGGAATGGCCCGAAAGCTGGAAGGGCTGGTTCCATGGGCCAAGGTGGGCATGGAATTGTTCACCGCCGAGGGGCCAGCCATTGTGGAAAGTCTCAAGAAAATGGAGTTCAAGGTCTTTCTTGATCTCAAATTTCACGATATTCCCAATACCGTGAAGGGCGCGGTGCGTTCTGCCACACACATGGGCGTGGACATGGTCAACATTCACGCGTTGGGCGGCAGGCGCATGGCCGAGGGAGCCCTTGAGGGCCGGGACATGGGGCTTGCTTCCGGGCAGGTTCCGCCCATTGTGCTGGCCGTGACCGTGCTTACCAGCGTGGGACCTGACGACCTGCCCCTGAAGAATGCTCCCGAGCCGGGGGTATTGGCGCTTGACCTGGCTGTGAAAGCCAAGCAATATGGCCTGAATGGAGTCGTTTGTTCTGCTTTGGAGGCCCGTGGAATCAAGGCATCCTGTGGCACCGGGTTCAGTTGCCTGACTCCCGGAATACGTCCCGCAGCCATGGCCGGGGATGATCAGCGCCGGGTGGTGACGCCAGCGCAGGCCGTTCGCAACGGTTCGGATTATCTTGTGGTCGGCCGGCCGGTAACCGGCGCGACGGATCCATGTGCGGCAGCACGGGATATTATGGACGAGATGGCTTTGGCCTTGTCATGA